The following coding sequences are from one Acomys russatus chromosome 16, mAcoRus1.1, whole genome shotgun sequence window:
- the Nkiras2 gene encoding LOW QUALITY PROTEIN: NF-kappa-B inhibitor-interacting Ras-like protein 2 (The sequence of the model RefSeq protein was modified relative to this genomic sequence to represent the inferred CDS: deleted 2 bases in 1 codon) produces the protein MGKSCKVVVCGQASVGKTSILEQLLYGNHVVGSEMIETQEDIYVGSIETDRGVREQVRFYDTRGLRDGAELPKHCFSCTDGYVLVYSTDSRESFQRVELLKKEIDKSKDKKEVTIVVLGNKCDLQEQRRVDPDVAQHWAKSEKVKLWEVSVADRRSLLEPFIYLASKMTQPQSKSAFPLSRKNKGSGSLDG, from the exons ATGGGGAAGAGCTGCAAGGTGGTCGTGTGTGGCCAGGCATCTGTGGGCAAAACCTCCATTCTGGAGCAGCTCCTGTACGGGAACCATGTTGTGG GTTCTGAGATGATCGAGACCCAGGAAGACATCTACGTGGGCTCCATTGAGACAGACCGAGGGGTGCGGGAGCAGGTACGGTTCTATGACACGCGGGGCCTCCGGGATGGGGCCGAGCTGCCCAAGCACTGCTTCTCCTGCACAGATGGCTACGTCCTGGTCTACAGCACGGACAGCCGAGAGTCATTT CAGCGTGTCGAGCTGCTCAAGAAAGAAATCGACAAGTCCAAGGACAAGAAGGAG GTCACCATCGTGGTCCTTGGCAACAAGTGTGACCTGCAGGAGCAGCGCCGTGTCGACCCTGACGTGGCCCAGCATTGGGCCAAGTCAGAGAAGGTGAAGCTGTGGGAGGTGTCGGTGGCTGACCGCCGCTCCCTCCTGGAGCCTTTCATCTACCTGGCCAGCAAGATGACCCAGCCTCAGAGCAAGTCTGCCTTCCCCCTCAGCCGCAAGAACAAGGGCAGTGGCTCCTTGGATGGCTGA